A single Halarcobacter anaerophilus DNA region contains:
- a CDS encoding tetratricopeptide repeat protein, which produces MIQILTKILLFIFIISFSACEDKGSQKTQTQEVQYKFTLPMPKVEENHINKYFKLSLWHKAKYDPIPATQIGYAYANKLQDYQKALEWFEYSNSMKPTADNSAYACYVLQEMKQYDKAIKWCNNSIIQKSNKEALFMLGTIYEDTQKYDKAIEYYKLSANKGYVNAMNNLGFVYNEKLKDYKEAEQWYLKAVKEKNYTAFNNIALFYHEDLHNDIKASAYAIALIGNKFSYRSVMNLLKKDWKIPNEIIKKGYELQLNSDEFPIKYKGDLGL; this is translated from the coding sequence ATGATACAAATATTAACTAAAATACTATTATTTATATTTATTATTAGTTTTAGCGCTTGTGAGGATAAAGGCTCACAAAAAACCCAAACGCAAGAAGTACAATATAAATTTACTTTACCTATGCCAAAAGTTGAAGAAAATCATATAAATAAATATTTTAAACTCAGTCTATGGCACAAAGCTAAATATGACCCAATCCCAGCAACCCAAATAGGTTATGCTTATGCAAATAAACTACAAGATTATCAAAAAGCTTTAGAGTGGTTTGAATACTCAAACTCAATGAAACCAACAGCAGATAATTCTGCTTATGCGTGTTATGTACTTCAAGAGATGAAACAATATGATAAAGCTATCAAATGGTGTAATAACTCAATCATACAAAAAAGCAATAAAGAAGCATTATTTATGCTTGGGACTATATATGAAGATACACAAAAATATGATAAAGCAATAGAATATTATAAATTATCTGCAAATAAAGGTTATGTAAATGCAATGAATAACTTAGGGTTTGTCTATAATGAGAAATTAAAAGATTATAAAGAAGCAGAACAATGGTATTTAAAAGCAGTAAAAGAAAAAAATTATACAGCTTTTAATAATATAGCTCTTTTTTACCATGAAGATTTACATAATGATATCAAAGCTTCTGCTTATGCTATAGCTTTAATAGGAAATAAGTTTAGTTACCGATCAGTTATGAATTTATTAAAAAAAGATTGGAAAATCCCAAATGAAATCATAAAAAAAGGATATGAACTTCAACTAAACTCAGATGAATTTCCTATAAAATATAAAGGTGACTTAGGATTATAA